A single Terriglobia bacterium DNA region contains:
- the fabZ gene encoding 3-hydroxyacyl-ACP dehydratase FabZ yields MRILPHRYPFLLVDRVIEVDPDKRIVALKNVSINEGFFKGHFPGAPVMPGVLTIEAMAQTGAILGLLEKNADLTKTLVYFMGIDEARFRRPIVPGDQMRIVVEVLRRKAIVWKMKGEVYVGSELAAEAVLLSSIGRQP; encoded by the coding sequence ATGCGGATCCTTCCGCACCGCTACCCGTTTCTCCTCGTGGACCGCGTCATCGAGGTGGATCCGGACAAACGAATCGTCGCGCTTAAAAATGTCTCGATCAATGAGGGTTTCTTCAAGGGACATTTCCCGGGAGCGCCGGTCATGCCGGGCGTCCTGACCATCGAAGCGATGGCGCAGACGGGCGCCATTCTCGGCCTTCTGGAGAAGAATGCCGATCTGACGAAGACGCTGGTTTATTTCATGGGGATCGATGAGGCGAGGTTTCGCAGGCCCATCGTTCCCGGCGATCAGATGCGGATTGTGGTGGAAGTCCTGCGCCGCAAGGCCATCGTCTGGAAAATGAAGGGCGAGGTCTATGTCGGCTCAGAGCTCGCCGCTGAGGCGGTCCTGCTCTCTTCGATAGGCCGGCAACCGTGA
- a CDS encoding OmpH family outer membrane protein gives MRKLSLVTLILLVPAALLAQAPAGTSAANAAAPAAAGATAGRVAVVDMQRAITENAEGKKAQEKFKVEFEKKQKDFEEKQKLLADTQTKLQTGDKALSDATKAEMTRQVEKLNTDLQRMNDDGQKDLGDLQQQLFRPIAEKTQDVLKAYSSENGFAVVFDSSSQANSIIYASDVADITTEIIRRIDATPTKPATAPANQVSPAAPKK, from the coding sequence TGCTGGCACAGGCGCCTGCGGGTACTTCTGCCGCGAATGCTGCGGCTCCCGCCGCTGCGGGCGCCACAGCCGGCCGCGTCGCCGTGGTCGATATGCAGCGGGCGATCACGGAAAACGCCGAAGGCAAGAAGGCGCAAGAGAAGTTCAAAGTGGAGTTCGAGAAGAAGCAGAAGGACTTTGAAGAGAAGCAGAAGCTGCTGGCGGACACCCAGACGAAGCTTCAGACCGGGGACAAGGCCTTGAGCGACGCCACCAAGGCCGAAATGACGCGCCAGGTCGAAAAGTTGAACACCGACCTGCAGCGCATGAATGACGACGGCCAGAAAGACCTCGGCGATCTTCAGCAGCAGCTTTTCCGGCCGATCGCCGAAAAAACCCAGGACGTGTTGAAGGCGTATTCGAGCGAGAACGGCTTCGCCGTCGTTTTCGATTCGTCGAGCCAGGCCAACAGTATCATTTATGCGTCGGATGTGGCGGACATCACCACCGAGATCATCCGCCGGATCGATGCGACGCCGACGAAACCGGCCACGGCCCCGGCAAACCAGGTTTCTCCAGCTGCACCCAAGAAATAA